In Methanonatronarchaeum sp. AMET-Sl, one genomic interval encodes:
- a CDS encoding RNase J family beta-CASP ribonuclease, which translates to MDIGIKAIGGYEEVGKNMTAVRVGDEMVIFDMGLHLDRVQIHEETQTERMHSLDLIDIGAIPDDTILNSFNGDVVGIVCSHGHLDHVGAISKLAHRYDAPIIATPFTAEIIKKEIRSEVKFKVDNPVYELEAGQHYLLSPDIELEFIRTQHSIPDCVLPVIHTPKGAVLYGLDFKLDRRPVLGEETDVKRLKELSDENVVAAIVDSTNVMDEGKTPSESIAREMVWDTLHEAENEDVGVFVTTFSSHIARIKSIIEAAEEMDRRPVLLGRSMERYTGTAEEMGIVSLPDNVGIYGTPQGRDQILRKIKKEGRENYLIICTGHQGEPGATLTRLADGTLPLKINEKDHVVFSAKVIPNPLTRANRYSLETKLKMQGARLFKEVHVSGHGSKQDNYDLIDMVQPDHIIPAHGDLNMNSAYAELAESMGYCFSEDVHILRNGQELVLG; encoded by the coding sequence ATGGATATAGGAATTAAAGCAATTGGAGGATACGAAGAAGTTGGAAAGAATATGACTGCGGTTAGAGTAGGTGACGAGATGGTCATATTTGACATGGGTCTTCATTTAGACAGAGTCCAGATACACGAAGAAACCCAGACAGAGAGGATGCATTCCCTTGACTTAATCGATATTGGAGCGATACCTGATGACACAATACTGAACAGTTTCAATGGTGATGTTGTAGGAATCGTTTGTTCCCATGGTCATCTAGACCACGTTGGAGCAATATCAAAACTTGCTCACAGGTATGACGCACCTATAATAGCAACGCCATTCACTGCAGAGATAATAAAGAAAGAAATACGTTCAGAAGTTAAGTTCAAGGTCGACAATCCGGTGTATGAACTGGAAGCAGGACAACACTACCTACTAAGTCCTGACATAGAACTTGAGTTCATAAGAACACAACACAGCATACCTGATTGTGTATTACCAGTAATACACACACCTAAAGGAGCTGTTTTGTATGGCCTTGATTTTAAACTGGATCGAAGGCCAGTTCTAGGTGAAGAAACAGACGTAAAGAGACTGAAAGAATTAAGCGATGAAAATGTAGTAGCGGCAATAGTCGACTCCACCAACGTAATGGATGAAGGAAAAACACCATCAGAGTCTATAGCGCGAGAAATGGTGTGGGATACATTACATGAAGCAGAAAACGAAGATGTAGGGGTTTTTGTAACAACATTTTCATCACACATAGCCAGAATCAAATCAATTATAGAAGCTGCTGAAGAAATGGATAGAAGACCTGTATTATTAGGTCGTTCAATGGAGAGATATACAGGAACAGCTGAAGAGATGGGTATAGTGTCTCTACCAGACAATGTAGGGATATATGGAACCCCTCAAGGTAGAGATCAGATATTAAGGAAAATAAAAAAAGAAGGCCGAGAAAACTATCTAATAATCTGCACCGGACATCAAGGAGAGCCTGGCGCAACCTTAACAAGACTTGCAGACGGTACATTACCACTTAAAATCAATGAAAAAGACCACGTAGTGTTTTCAGCCAAAGTAATACCAAACCCATTAACCAGAGCAAACAGATACTCGCTAGAAACAAAACTAAAAATGCAGGGAGCAAGGCTGTTTAAAGAAGTACACGTATCTGGCCATGGATCAAAACAAGACAACTACGACTTAATCGATATGGTGCAACCAGACCACATAATACCTGCACACGGCGACCTCAACATGAACAGTGCCTATGCCGAACTAGCTGAAAGCATGGGATATTGCTTCAGCGAAGATGTACATATACTTAGAAACGGTCAGGAACTCGTTTTGGGATAA
- the fni gene encoding type 2 isopentenyl-diphosphate Delta-isomerase — protein sequence MKITDRKLEHLYVSKKYDVESGSTGFQDVTLLHKALPEVDKNEVDTTTTFLNKKLDFPFVIPAITGGHPNLRDVNRRLAIAAEKLNIGIGVGSQRAAIENDSLAGSLKIVSEYAPNALKIANLGAPQFADGYGVEEAYQAIDMIDADVFCIHLNFLQEAIQLEGDTNGKGVIDAIENLSNRLDIPVMVKETGAGVSRPVAELLRDAGVDAIDVAGLGGTDWTIIESIRARNEGNILKEQLGQTFSGWGIPTAVSLLEADVNLPIMASGGIRSGIDIAKSIALNADVAGSALPLVEPATKDIENLTKRINQLKEELIIAMFLTGSKNISELKETPKVITGETKEWIKERSL from the coding sequence ATGAAGATAACCGATAGGAAACTAGAACATCTCTATGTGAGTAAGAAATATGATGTTGAGTCGGGAAGTACCGGTTTTCAGGATGTAACGTTATTGCATAAAGCATTACCCGAAGTTGATAAAAACGAGGTTGATACAACTACAACATTTCTTAACAAAAAACTTGATTTTCCATTTGTAATTCCAGCAATTACTGGAGGCCATCCGAACTTGAGAGATGTAAATAGAAGATTGGCTATAGCTGCTGAGAAATTAAATATAGGTATTGGTGTTGGTAGTCAGAGAGCAGCTATTGAAAATGATTCATTGGCTGGTTCACTTAAAATTGTTTCAGAATATGCTCCTAACGCTCTTAAAATAGCTAATTTAGGGGCACCACAATTCGCAGATGGATATGGTGTTGAAGAAGCCTATCAAGCTATAGATATGATAGACGCGGATGTATTCTGCATCCACCTAAATTTTCTACAGGAAGCCATTCAGTTAGAGGGAGACACAAATGGAAAGGGAGTTATAGATGCTATTGAAAACCTTTCCAACCGACTAGATATTCCGGTGATGGTTAAAGAAACAGGTGCTGGAGTCTCAAGGCCTGTAGCAGAACTGCTTAGAGATGCTGGGGTTGATGCAATCGATGTAGCGGGTCTTGGAGGCACCGATTGGACAATAATTGAAAGTATACGGGCTAGGAATGAAGGAAATATATTAAAAGAGCAGTTGGGTCAGACATTTAGTGGTTGGGGGATACCTACTGCGGTAAGCCTTTTAGAGGCAGATGTGAACTTACCGATCATGGCTAGTGGAGGAATAAGGTCTGGTATAGATATAGCGAAAAGCATTGCATTAAACGCTGATGTAGCAGGGTCAGCACTACCATTAGTAGAGCCAGCAACAAAAGATATTGAAAACCTGACAAAACGAATAAACCAATTAAAAGAAGAGTTAATAATAGCAATGTTTTTAACTGGTTCAAAAAACATTTCAGAACTTAAAGAAACACCCAAAGTGATTACAGGCGAAACAAAAGAATGGATAAAAGAAAGATCACTATAA
- a CDS encoding isopentenyl phosphate kinase, translating into MKLLKVGGSVITEKNGYKSIDEKTVNRVTKEIAKSPKKLILVHGAGSYGHPIVKEENLIKPKKITERDRSRKALISMEKVRRSVKELNTFFVKSLNEHGAPTLTIHPSSCVISKKGQIKKFELELIYSAIKKEMIPILHGDMVLDTEFGGSVLSGDKIISYIARNSKLEIDRIGMATKTPVLNSNGEKIDKFKQKHKKHLKTSESTDVTGGMKNKVKELLDTNIPSYIFDATKPESITKFLEGQKIGTEIK; encoded by the coding sequence ATGAAGCTACTTAAAGTAGGTGGAAGCGTTATAACAGAAAAAAATGGATATAAGTCTATCGATGAAAAAACAGTTAACAGAGTCACGAAAGAAATAGCTAAATCACCAAAAAAATTGATATTAGTACATGGAGCAGGTTCATATGGCCATCCAATAGTAAAAGAAGAAAACCTAATTAAACCCAAAAAAATAACAGAGAGAGATAGGTCTAGAAAAGCTTTAATTTCAATGGAAAAAGTTAGAAGAAGTGTTAAAGAACTAAATACATTTTTTGTAAAATCATTAAATGAACATGGAGCCCCAACCCTAACGATACACCCATCCTCATGTGTAATCTCCAAAAAAGGCCAGATAAAAAAATTCGAACTAGAATTAATCTATTCAGCAATAAAAAAAGAAATGATACCAATATTACATGGAGACATGGTATTAGATACAGAGTTCGGAGGATCCGTACTATCAGGGGACAAAATAATCTCATACATAGCTAGAAACAGCAAACTAGAAATAGATAGAATAGGAATGGCAACAAAAACACCAGTACTAAACAGTAATGGCGAAAAAATCGATAAATTCAAACAAAAACATAAAAAACACCTCAAAACATCCGAGTCAACAGACGTAACAGGTGGCATGAAAAACAAAGTAAAAGAACTCTTAGACACAAACATACCATCCTATATATTCGATGCAACAAAACCCGAATCGATAACAAAATTCCTTGAAGGCCAAAAAATAGGAACCGAAATAAAATAA
- the mvk gene encoding mevalonate kinase — MIKFSAPGKVYLFGEHAVVYGEPALACAIDERVFVTVEERSDNVIKVFSNDLFFKDVTVELINDETRLIPGERTLKPLEYVFESIKEIKSIEKDIPGFEMNIESQLPYGGGLGSSAAVTVASIKSLSELLGLELTKDEIAETAYRVEKKVQKRASPCDTFTSTMGGLTWVETGEELEKKGSLEIPVVIGFTGQPGPTGVLVEQVSRLKESFPEIIEPVITSIGKITKQGLQSVNKNDYDAVGRLMNVNHGLLDSLGVGTQKLNEIVYIAREAGASGAKITGAGGGGCILAIGNNSQKIKSSIKSNGYEAFETKITRTGVREE, encoded by the coding sequence ATGATTAAGTTTTCTGCACCTGGAAAAGTGTATTTATTTGGTGAACACGCCGTTGTTTATGGCGAACCAGCGTTAGCATGTGCAATAGATGAGAGAGTTTTTGTTACAGTTGAAGAGAGATCGGATAATGTAATAAAGGTTTTTTCAAATGATCTTTTTTTTAAAGACGTAACGGTAGAATTAATAAATGATGAAACTCGCTTAATCCCGGGAGAAAGAACATTAAAACCACTTGAATATGTCTTCGAATCAATTAAGGAAATTAAATCGATTGAAAAAGATATACCTGGGTTTGAGATGAATATAGAAAGCCAATTGCCTTATGGTGGAGGATTAGGTTCATCCGCAGCAGTAACCGTTGCATCAATAAAAAGTCTATCCGAATTACTAGGTTTAGAGCTAACTAAGGATGAAATAGCAGAAACTGCATACAGAGTTGAAAAAAAGGTTCAGAAAAGAGCTAGTCCATGTGATACTTTCACCTCAACAATGGGTGGTTTGACATGGGTTGAAACAGGAGAAGAATTGGAGAAAAAAGGCTCTCTAGAGATTCCTGTTGTAATTGGATTCACCGGCCAACCAGGTCCAACTGGAGTTCTAGTTGAACAAGTAAGTAGACTTAAAGAAAGTTTCCCAGAAATCATCGAGCCGGTAATAACATCTATAGGTAAAATAACCAAACAAGGCCTTCAATCAGTTAATAAAAATGATTATGATGCAGTAGGTAGATTGATGAACGTAAACCATGGACTTTTAGATTCATTGGGTGTTGGAACCCAAAAACTAAATGAAATAGTATATATAGCTCGGGAAGCAGGTGCTTCAGGAGCAAAAATAACCGGTGCTGGTGGTGGTGGCTGTATACTTGCCATAGGAAATAATTCACAAAAAATCAAGTCATCAATTAAATCAAATGGATATGAAGCATTTGAAACAAAGATAACAAGAACTGGAGTACGTGAAGAATGA
- a CDS encoding MEMO1 family protein, whose protein sequence is MRNPAVSGTFYPGSKKELIDFIEKNVSVTESRDGLVAISPHAGYRYSGRVAGKSISTLRDVDTYIIVGPDHHGRGAALSLSKDRWKTPLGEIEVDTGISDKLTDIAVYDSLAHEQEHSIEVQLPFLQYLHKDFKIVPISMGLQDKETAIELSQKILEIMEEYEVALISSSDFTHYESESSAKKKDKKAIEKILNLDIDGFYNTVRKNNISICGYGPIAVAIEIARNQEVEGELLEYTTSAETTGDRNQVVGYAAINFR, encoded by the coding sequence ATGAGGAATCCAGCAGTATCTGGCACCTTCTATCCCGGATCTAAAAAAGAGTTAATTGATTTTATAGAGAAAAATGTTAGCGTTACTGAATCTAGAGATGGATTGGTAGCTATTTCTCCACATGCAGGATATAGATATTCAGGTAGAGTCGCAGGAAAATCTATTTCAACTCTAAGAGATGTTGATACATACATTATTGTAGGGCCAGACCATCATGGACGTGGAGCCGCTCTATCCCTATCAAAAGATCGTTGGAAAACACCCTTGGGCGAAATCGAGGTAGATACAGGGATATCAGATAAACTAACAGATATAGCTGTATATGACTCATTGGCCCATGAACAAGAACACTCGATAGAAGTACAACTCCCCTTCTTACAATACCTCCATAAAGACTTCAAAATCGTGCCAATCTCTATGGGACTACAAGACAAGGAAACCGCTATTGAGTTATCCCAGAAAATACTAGAGATAATGGAAGAATATGAAGTAGCTTTAATTTCAAGCAGCGATTTCACACATTACGAATCAGAGAGTTCTGCAAAAAAGAAAGACAAAAAAGCTATAGAAAAAATACTAAACCTAGACATAGATGGATTTTACAACACAGTAAGAAAAAACAACATATCTATCTGCGGATATGGCCCAATAGCTGTTGCAATAGAGATTGCTAGAAACCAAGAAGTAGAAGGTGAATTACTTGAGTATACAACAAGTGCAGAAACAACCGGAGATAGAAATCAAGTCGTAGGTTACGCAGCAATAAACTTTAGATGA
- the rpsB gene encoding 30S ribosomal protein S2 — METQDVLEEKETLIPTEDYFKTGVHIGTQNKSKDMQDFIYHARDDGLYIFDIEKTDQRIKTAANFLSQFEPEKILAVSAREYGKKPAEMFAKIIGGKAIVDRMIPGTLTNPNLDVYTEPEVVVATDPIGDQQALNEANTSGIPVIALCDTNNMVSNVDLVIPVNNKGRKSLAMVYWLLARETVKSQGRLSEQDKFKYEPEDFETEI, encoded by the coding sequence TTGGAAACACAAGACGTATTAGAAGAAAAAGAAACATTGATTCCTACTGAAGATTACTTTAAAACAGGAGTGCACATCGGAACACAGAACAAATCTAAAGACATGCAAGATTTCATCTACCATGCAAGAGATGACGGTTTATACATATTCGATATAGAGAAAACAGATCAACGAATCAAAACAGCAGCAAACTTCCTATCACAGTTTGAACCAGAAAAAATCTTAGCCGTATCCGCACGGGAATACGGAAAAAAACCAGCCGAAATGTTTGCAAAAATAATTGGTGGAAAAGCAATAGTCGACCGAATGATACCCGGAACACTCACAAACCCAAACCTAGATGTATACACAGAACCAGAAGTAGTAGTAGCAACAGACCCAATAGGAGACCAACAAGCCCTAAACGAAGCAAACACATCAGGGATACCAGTAATCGCCTTATGCGACACAAACAACATGGTTTCAAACGTAGATCTCGTAATACCCGTAAACAACAAAGGACGGAAATCACTTGCAATGGTATATTGGTTACTCGCAAGAGAAACAGTAAAAAGCCAAGGAAGATTAAGCGAACAAGACAAATTCAAATACGAACCAGAAGATTTCGAAACAGAAATCTAA
- a CDS encoding enolase C-terminal domain-like protein — MVNVEKSGAGSINMKGEIKDIRTRKLLNSRGEETIEVEVDLGGVVGRFSSPSGASVGEHEAVALPDGGVEESISLIENEVKPRLLGRDAHEQFEIDSFLREIDGTGDFSRLGSNASTAISIATAKAAAKNEGMFLYEYISVLAGYTPSMPLPLGNIIEGGEHAGEGSTEIQEFLTIPVNPPTVQDAVFANALVHHEVGERLSNQISSFGGGKGDELGWVAPLTTEEALGILNKSINKISEKLGFDIKISLDVAASEMWDGSVYKYRRDKDRNTESQIEFITQLIEDYDIFYVEDPLDENDYKGFSKLTEEIGDRALICGDDLFTTNKHRIKKGMEIRAANTVLIKPNQIGTLQDTLKAIEVSKEYDCYTAVSHRSGETTDPAIAHLAVACSEIIKTGAIGGERTAKLNELIRIEENGNIPVAITGD, encoded by the coding sequence ATGGTTAATGTAGAAAAGTCAGGAGCAGGATCAATCAACATGAAGGGCGAAATTAAAGACATTCGGACTCGTAAGCTATTGAACAGTCGTGGTGAGGAGACTATAGAGGTTGAGGTTGATTTAGGTGGTGTTGTTGGTAGGTTTTCTTCTCCGAGTGGTGCGAGTGTTGGTGAACATGAAGCGGTTGCTTTACCGGATGGTGGCGTGGAAGAGTCTATTAGTTTGATAGAGAATGAAGTTAAACCCCGGTTGTTAGGTCGTGATGCACATGAACAATTCGAAATCGATTCTTTTTTAAGAGAAATCGATGGAACTGGAGATTTTAGTCGTTTGGGGAGCAATGCTTCAACAGCAATTTCTATAGCAACTGCTAAAGCGGCTGCTAAAAATGAAGGGATGTTTTTATATGAATATATCTCTGTTTTAGCTGGATATACCCCAAGTATGCCATTGCCATTGGGGAATATAATTGAAGGTGGTGAGCATGCTGGTGAGGGTTCTACAGAGATTCAGGAGTTTTTAACAATCCCAGTGAACCCTCCTACAGTGCAGGATGCAGTTTTTGCTAACGCTTTAGTTCACCATGAAGTTGGAGAGAGACTTTCCAACCAGATATCTAGTTTTGGTGGTGGAAAAGGAGATGAACTTGGGTGGGTAGCTCCTTTAACAACTGAAGAAGCTCTCGGAATACTTAATAAATCGATAAATAAAATCAGTGAAAAACTTGGTTTTGATATTAAAATTTCTCTTGATGTCGCTGCAAGCGAGATGTGGGATGGATCTGTATATAAATATCGTAGAGATAAAGATAGAAACACTGAAAGCCAGATAGAGTTTATAACACAATTAATAGAGGATTATGATATCTTCTACGTTGAAGACCCATTAGATGAAAATGACTACAAAGGCTTCAGCAAACTCACAGAAGAAATCGGTGACCGAGCCCTAATATGTGGAGACGATTTGTTCACAACTAACAAACACAGAATTAAGAAAGGAATGGAGATTAGAGCAGCCAACACAGTCCTAATAAAACCAAACCAAATAGGTACTTTACAGGATACATTAAAGGCAATAGAAGTTTCTAAAGAATATGATTGTTATACAGCTGTTTCCCATAGATCAGGGGAAACAACCGACCCCGCAATAGCTCACTTAGCTGTCGCGTGCTCCGAAATCATTAAAACCGGGGCAATTGGTGGTGAAAGAACCGCCAAACTAAATGAATTAATTAGAATTGAAGAAAATGGAAACATACCAGTAGCTATTACTGGAGATTAA
- a CDS encoding DNA-directed RNA polymerase subunit K: MKYTKFEKARIIGARALQISLGAPVLVETDEEMESIDIAKKELDEEVIPLTVRDKTKKRNHYFGSFDEYRESQTEST; encoded by the coding sequence TTGAAGTATACAAAGTTTGAAAAGGCTAGGATAATTGGGGCCAGAGCTCTACAGATATCTCTTGGTGCACCGGTTCTTGTAGAGACGGATGAGGAGATGGAGTCTATTGACATTGCTAAGAAAGAACTTGATGAAGAGGTTATACCTCTAACAGTTCGTGATAAAACTAAGAAACGTAATCATTATTTCGGTAGTTTTGATGAATATCGGGAGAGTCAAACTGAATCGACTTAA
- a CDS encoding SWIM zinc finger family protein, with protein MELGYITREIELSDIEEDVIEIHGKRGEKAVKGVKKDCVKKYRDFWVVVGSEDHVVINDAFCDCEDYLYEVSSRNSDIEYCWHAIAVKLAKKTGLYSEVDVWYHEIKKNL; from the coding sequence TTGGAGCTGGGTTATATCACTAGAGAAATTGAGTTATCTGATATTGAAGAAGATGTTATCGAAATACATGGGAAGAGAGGGGAAAAGGCTGTTAAAGGCGTTAAAAAGGATTGTGTTAAGAAATATAGGGATTTCTGGGTTGTTGTAGGTAGTGAAGACCATGTAGTTATAAATGATGCTTTTTGTGACTGTGAAGATTATTTATACGAAGTTTCCTCAAGAAACTCGGATATAGAGTATTGTTGGCATGCTATAGCCGTTAAACTAGCTAAAAAAACAGGCTTATATAGTGAAGTAGATGTTTGGTATCATGAAATCAAAAAAAACCTGTAG
- a CDS encoding HAD family hydrolase — MVEIISFDADGTLFRVDILKRFWFQEIPKLYADRHSVELDEAVSEVKGQYKEIGPSDIRWYLPEYWFNRFELTESPREVVNEISHEVSLYGDARDALIELNKDYTLIVVSNSPREILDTQISRIPSYFDYVYSSVSDFKKVKNDPDSYRLVAKDLDVAPDRILHVGDNREHDFEVPRQIGMKSLHLDRYTDNQKENRINSLRELTNSDLIKKIRSKEIFKEIQEN; from the coding sequence ATGGTTGAAATAATATCTTTTGATGCTGATGGGACTTTGTTTAGAGTTGATATTTTGAAGAGGTTTTGGTTTCAAGAAATTCCAAAACTATATGCTGATAGACATTCAGTTGAACTGGATGAGGCTGTTTCTGAAGTTAAGGGACAGTATAAGGAGATTGGTCCCAGTGATATTAGGTGGTATTTACCTGAATATTGGTTTAATCGTTTTGAATTAACTGAATCTCCTAGAGAAGTGGTTAATGAGATTAGTCATGAGGTATCGCTTTATGGTGATGCTAGAGATGCTTTGATTGAGTTAAATAAGGATTATACATTAATTGTTGTTTCAAATTCTCCGAGAGAGATACTTGATACACAGATTAGTCGGATACCTTCATATTTTGATTATGTTTATAGCTCAGTTTCAGATTTTAAAAAAGTAAAAAACGACCCTGATTCTTATAGGCTGGTTGCAAAAGACCTGGATGTTGCTCCAGATAGAATTCTCCATGTGGGGGATAATAGGGAGCATGATTTCGAAGTTCCAAGACAGATAGGAATGAAGTCCTTACACCTTGATAGGTATACAGATAATCAAAAAGAAAACAGAATAAACAGTTTGAGAGAACTCACAAACAGTGATTTAATCAAAAAAATTAGGTCAAAAGAAATATTCAAAGAGATCCAAGAAAACTAG
- a CDS encoding PHP domain-containing protein, which translates to MRYIRVDFHVHSEYSEDATGTIKEIIDSAEKQGLDAIAITDHDRIEGNIEAQEICKERELIVIPGIEVTTQDGHLIVLGINKKIESGLSVEKTIEIAKKENAFIIVPHLFHRYRHGIGQKIDKLKDKIDAVEVYNSRYITGIANARAKKYTKKNNIPIVAGSDSHIPAMVGRGVTKLDCEKTVEGIFEAVRSSQTEIELIKTPLTLFTKQALSSFFREIARRLSR; encoded by the coding sequence GTGAGATATATTAGAGTAGACTTCCACGTTCATTCCGAATATTCCGAAGATGCAACAGGCACTATAAAAGAAATTATAGATTCTGCTGAAAAACAAGGACTAGATGCAATAGCTATAACAGATCATGACCGAATTGAAGGCAATATAGAAGCCCAAGAAATATGCAAAGAAAGAGAACTAATAGTGATTCCAGGAATTGAAGTGACAACACAAGACGGCCACCTCATCGTATTAGGGATTAACAAAAAAATCGAGTCAGGCCTATCAGTAGAAAAGACTATAGAAATAGCTAAAAAAGAAAACGCCTTCATTATAGTTCCACATCTATTCCATAGATATAGACATGGAATCGGTCAGAAAATAGATAAACTAAAAGACAAAATCGATGCAGTAGAGGTCTATAACTCACGTTATATAACCGGAATAGCCAACGCTAGAGCAAAAAAATATACCAAGAAAAACAACATCCCTATAGTTGCTGGAAGCGACTCTCATATCCCCGCAATGGTTGGACGAGGAGTTACAAAACTGGATTGTGAAAAAACAGTAGAGGGAATATTCGAAGCAGTAAGATCCAGCCAGACAGAGATAGAACTAATAAAAACACCATTAACCCTTTTCACTAAACAAGCTTTAAGCTCTTTTTTCAGAGAAATAGCTAGAAGACTAAGTAGATAA
- a CDS encoding MBL fold metallo-hydrolase, with the protein MFFERVVSEGLAHFSYVVGDKGEAVVLDPRRDVSVYFDICLSNDSRIKFVLETHRNEDYVVGSREISDRCDGSVFHADSQLNYRYGGEVVEGDEFKVGDLLIKAIKTPGHTPGSMSYLLYDKDGGPWILFTGDSLFAGGVGRTDLLGSQMVEEMTEMLYQSIFRKILPIGDEVIVCPAHGSGSACGASISDRDWSTIGIERMRNPMLQVEDKDEFIEKVGVELKRPPYFRRMEELNLYPPVLKRLPVPTPLKPKEVKERLNGYQILDTRTELEFGSAHLMNSISIMSKNLPSFAGWFLNYEEPVLLITNDVENNVKKLIRLGYDNIQGYLSGGLLSWHTSGYRTKSIDTITVHKLCQKIDRGKVNHILDIRDEEELNRDGEIEGSIQIELTKLTENTDKIPKDGELYIFCGSGIRSMTAASVLERYGFNNLNVVLGGLAGWSSRKKDIV; encoded by the coding sequence ATGTTTTTTGAAAGAGTGGTTTCTGAGGGTTTGGCGCATTTTTCTTATGTAGTTGGTGATAAGGGGGAAGCGGTTGTTTTAGATCCAAGAAGAGATGTTTCTGTTTATTTTGATATTTGTCTTTCCAATGATTCGAGAATTAAGTTTGTACTTGAAACTCATCGTAATGAAGATTATGTTGTTGGTTCTCGGGAGATTTCTGATCGATGTGATGGCTCTGTTTTTCATGCGGATAGTCAATTAAATTATAGGTATGGTGGTGAGGTTGTTGAGGGAGATGAGTTTAAGGTCGGTGATTTGTTGATTAAGGCGATTAAAACCCCTGGCCATACCCCTGGTAGTATGAGTTATTTATTGTATGACAAAGATGGTGGGCCTTGGATTCTTTTTACTGGTGACTCTTTATTTGCTGGGGGGGTTGGAAGGACTGATTTGCTTGGGAGTCAGATGGTGGAGGAGATGACTGAAATGTTATATCAATCGATTTTCCGGAAAATCCTGCCTATAGGTGATGAAGTTATAGTTTGTCCTGCACATGGCTCTGGCTCTGCATGTGGAGCTTCTATCTCAGATAGAGATTGGAGTACTATAGGTATTGAGAGAATGAGAAATCCAATGCTCCAGGTTGAAGATAAAGATGAATTTATTGAAAAGGTAGGTGTTGAACTTAAAAGACCACCATATTTCAGGAGAATGGAGGAGCTTAATCTATATCCACCTGTATTAAAAAGACTTCCTGTCCCTACTCCCCTTAAACCAAAGGAAGTTAAAGAAAGATTGAATGGTTACCAAATTTTGGATACCCGTACTGAGCTTGAGTTTGGGTCTGCACATCTCATGAACTCTATATCTATCATGTCTAAAAACCTACCTAGTTTTGCAGGTTGGTTTTTAAATTACGAAGAACCTGTTTTATTGATTACAAACGATGTTGAGAACAACGTAAAAAAACTTATCCGATTGGGTTATGATAACATACAGGGATATCTATCCGGAGGTTTGTTAAGTTGGCATACCTCAGGATATCGAACTAAATCGATCGATACTATAACGGTCCATAAGTTATGTCAAAAAATAGATCGAGGCAAGGTAAACCACATACTGGACATTAGAGATGAAGAGGAATTGAATAGAGATGGTGAAATCGAAGGTTCGATTCAAATAGAATTAACTAAGCTTACAGAAAACACTGATAAAATCCCTAAAGATGGTGAACTATACATCTTTTGTGGTAGTGGTATAAGGTCTATGACTGCAGCAAGTGTTCTAGAGAGATATGGATTTAACAATCTAAATGTTGTTTTAGGGGGACTCGCAGGCTGGTCTTCAAGAAAAAAAGACATAGTCTAA